A genomic stretch from Flavobacterium nitratireducens includes:
- a CDS encoding acyl transferase, translating into MISTTDIFTISNQKQFEKIALKIFRFQHENNAVYRKFCDFLNTDVQKVKSLEKIPFLPIQFFKSHNVVSNNHPIQTTFTSSGTTGMITSKHLVTDVTLYEESYQKGFSEFYGNIENYVVLALLPSYLEREGSSLIYMVEDLIKSSNHPESGFYLHNHDDLIKKLIEIDESGQNVILIGVTYALLDLIEKQKFQLQNTIIMETGGMKGKRKEMIREELHEILCSGFGVSAIHSEYGMTELLSQAYSLGNGVFECPSWMQILIRDTEDALNYIPQGKTGGINVIDLANINSCSFIATQDLGKKYPNNSFEVLGRFDNSDIRGCNLMVV; encoded by the coding sequence TTGATAAGCACTACCGATATATTTACGATTTCCAATCAAAAGCAATTTGAAAAAATAGCTTTAAAAATATTTCGTTTTCAACACGAAAATAACGCGGTGTATCGAAAATTCTGTGATTTCCTAAATACAGATGTGCAAAAAGTCAAATCACTAGAAAAAATTCCCTTTTTACCCATTCAGTTTTTTAAAAGCCACAATGTAGTTTCTAACAATCATCCTATCCAAACTACTTTTACAAGCAGCGGAACAACAGGTATGATTACCAGTAAACACCTAGTAACAGATGTAACTCTCTACGAAGAAAGCTACCAAAAAGGATTCTCCGAATTTTATGGCAATATCGAAAACTATGTGGTTTTAGCCTTACTTCCATCTTATTTAGAAAGAGAAGGCTCTTCCCTAATTTACATGGTCGAAGATTTAATTAAAAGCTCCAATCATCCCGAAAGTGGGTTTTACCTTCACAATCATGATGATTTGATTAAAAAATTAATTGAAATTGATGAATCAGGACAAAATGTAATCCTTATTGGAGTTACTTATGCATTATTGGATTTAATTGAAAAGCAGAAGTTCCAACTCCAAAACACCATCATCATGGAAACCGGAGGAATGAAAGGGAAACGCAAGGAAATGATTCGGGAAGAACTTCATGAAATATTGTGTTCGGGTTTTGGCGTTTCAGCTATTCATTCAGAATATGGCATGACTGAATTACTCTCACAGGCATACTCTCTCGGAAACGGAGTCTTTGAATGCCCTTCATGGATGCAAATTCTCATTCGTGATACCGAAGATGCCTTGAATTATATTCCGCAAGGAAAAACAGGAGGAATCAACGTTATTGATTTGGCTAACATCAATTCTTGTTCCTTTATTGCTACGCAGGATTTGGGTAAAAAATATCCCAACAACTCTTTTGAGGTATTGGGACGTTTTGATAATTCGGATATACGTGGTTGTAATTTGATGGTGGTTTAA
- a CDS encoding T9SS type A sorting domain-containing protein, whose product MIKNYFYIILLAVFFCSLSMNAQENKTQNNPNSSSVIEGLNLYPNPVYNGKITITTKNDGEKEIIIFDLLGKKVIQTNLNANSRELNISSLIPGVYIIKINEQNSSATRKLIVR is encoded by the coding sequence ATGATAAAAAACTACTTTTATATTATTCTCTTAGCGGTTTTTTTCTGTTCCTTGAGTATGAATGCTCAGGAAAATAAAACGCAAAACAATCCCAATAGCTCCTCGGTTATTGAGGGCTTGAATTTGTATCCTAATCCTGTATACAATGGAAAGATAACTATCACCACAAAAAATGACGGCGAAAAAGAAATTATTATTTTTGATCTGTTAGGAAAAAAGGTTATACAAACGAATCTGAATGCTAATTCTAGAGAACTTAATATTTCCAGCCTTATACCAGGCGTGTATATTATCAAGATTAACGAACAAAACAGTTCGGCTACACGAAAACTCATTGTTCGATAA